In Cupriavidus taiwanensis, the following proteins share a genomic window:
- the ureG gene encoding urease accessory protein UreG, producing the protein MTHARTKKNPPLRVGVGGPVGSGKTTLLEMLCKAMRDRYDLVAITNDIYTKEDQRLLTISGALLAERILGVETGGCPHTAIREDASINLEAVDRMLARFPDADVVFIESGGDNLAATFSPELSDLTIYVIDVAGGEKIPRKGGPGITKSDLLVINKTDLAPYVGASLPVMESDARKMRGSRPFVMGSVKSGQGLDQVIGFIERQGMLGL; encoded by the coding sequence ATGACCCACGCCCGTACCAAGAAGAACCCTCCGCTGCGCGTCGGCGTCGGCGGCCCCGTCGGCTCCGGCAAGACCACGTTGCTGGAAATGCTGTGCAAGGCGATGCGCGACCGTTATGACCTGGTCGCGATCACCAACGACATCTACACCAAGGAAGACCAGCGCCTGCTGACCATCTCCGGCGCGCTGCTGGCCGAGCGCATCCTGGGCGTGGAAACCGGCGGCTGCCCGCACACCGCGATACGCGAGGACGCATCGATCAATCTGGAAGCGGTGGATCGCATGCTGGCGCGCTTCCCGGATGCCGACGTGGTCTTCATCGAGTCCGGCGGCGACAACCTGGCTGCGACCTTCAGCCCGGAACTTTCTGATCTTACGATCTACGTGATCGACGTCGCCGGGGGCGAGAAGATTCCTAGGAAGGGGGGCCCCGGCATCACCAAGTCCGACCTGCTGGTGATCAACAAGACCGACCTGGCGCCGTATGTGGGCGCATCGCTGCCGGTGATGGAAAGCGATGCGCGCAAGATGCGTGGCAGCCGGCCGTTCGTGATGGGCAGCGTCAAGTCCGGACAGGGGCTGGACCAGGTGATCGGCTTCATCGAACGGCAGGGCATGCTGGGGCTCTAG
- a CDS encoding helix-turn-helix domain-containing protein — protein MHLAWLRKQRGWSQETLSLESGLSRSYLSGIESGKRNLALANICRLAETLAVPTAEMLDFSRHDASQLQVEQARAPFGNRQRAAIEATMHHMAELTEPELNLVAAVARALAGKGSFRPSLGHGSSGTRPAPDADATPEG, from the coding sequence TTGCATCTCGCCTGGCTACGCAAGCAACGAGGCTGGTCCCAGGAGACGCTTTCGCTCGAAAGCGGACTGTCGCGCTCGTACCTCAGCGGCATTGAAAGCGGCAAGCGCAACCTGGCGCTGGCCAACATCTGCAGGCTCGCCGAGACCCTCGCCGTGCCCACCGCCGAGATGCTCGACTTCAGCCGCCACGACGCCAGCCAGCTGCAGGTCGAGCAAGCGCGCGCGCCGTTCGGCAACCGCCAGCGCGCGGCAATCGAGGCCACCATGCACCACATGGCCGAGCTGACCGAGCCCGAGCTGAACCTGGTGGCCGCGGTGGCGCGGGCGCTGGCGGGCAAGGGCAGCTTCCGCCCGTCGCTCGGGCACGGCAGCTCCGGCACCAGGCCGGCACCCGATGCCGACGCGACCCCGGAAGGCTAG